Proteins from a genomic interval of Kitasatospora kifunensis:
- a CDS encoding MetQ/NlpA family ABC transporter substrate-binding protein, giving the protein MRTVLKYTAVLATTGLALSVAACSSGSSSSSNNADKPLVVVASPTPHAQILDYIRDNLAAKAGLKLTVKEVSDYTLQNPAVQDGSADANFFQHVPYLTDFNKTHGTDIVAVENVHLEPLGVYSKKVKKVSDLADGASVAVPNDATNEGRALKLLADNQVITLKDGVGTGATIHDVTGNPKHLKFKELDAAQLPRALDDVDASVINGNNALGAGLKPATDAILLEKAQGNPYANVLAVKKGHENDPRVQKLAQLLHSDEVKKYIDDTFQGSVIPAF; this is encoded by the coding sequence GTGCGTACCGTCCTGAAGTACACCGCAGTCCTCGCCACCACCGGCCTCGCGCTCTCCGTGGCGGCCTGCTCGTCCGGCTCGTCCAGCTCCTCGAACAACGCCGACAAGCCGCTCGTCGTGGTCGCCAGCCCCACCCCGCACGCCCAGATCCTGGACTACATCCGGGACAACCTGGCAGCCAAGGCGGGCCTGAAGCTGACGGTCAAGGAGGTCTCGGACTACACCCTGCAGAACCCCGCCGTGCAGGACGGCTCCGCCGACGCCAACTTCTTCCAGCACGTCCCCTACCTGACCGACTTCAACAAGACCCACGGCACCGACATCGTGGCCGTGGAGAACGTCCACCTGGAGCCGCTGGGCGTCTACTCGAAGAAGGTCAAGAAGGTCTCCGACCTGGCCGACGGCGCCTCGGTGGCCGTCCCCAACGACGCCACCAACGAGGGCCGCGCGCTCAAGCTGCTGGCCGACAACCAGGTGATCACCCTCAAGGACGGCGTCGGCACCGGCGCCACCATCCACGACGTCACCGGCAACCCGAAGCACCTCAAGTTCAAGGAGCTGGACGCCGCCCAGCTGCCGCGCGCGCTGGACGACGTGGACGCCTCGGTGATCAACGGCAACAACGCGCTGGGCGCGGGCCTCAAGCCCGCCACCGACGCGATCCTGCTGGAGAAGGCCCAGGGCAACCCCTACGCCAACGTGCTCGCGGTCAAGAAGGGCCACGAGAACGACCCGCGGGTGCAGAAGCTGGCCCAGCTGCTGCACTCCGACGAGGTGAAGAAGTACATCGACGACACCTTCCAGGGCTCGGTCATCCCCGCCTTCTAA
- a CDS encoding GNAT family N-acetyltransferase yields the protein MPASFPETAISTERLLLRPLEEGDVPELVAMMADDLVLSWTDVPQPYTSEHALHWVRRQVPALRAEGRGIAFAITEHLTQRLVGTVELRSTDWRLLSTEAAYVTASWARGEGYAVESLLGVAQWLFEDRGFHRLELRTAAGNTAAQQVAQKIGCISEGVLRSAWIVRTGEVGSAGEESRSDLIVWSLLPEDLEPLESAYSPFAGLHQN from the coding sequence ATGCCAGCGAGTTTCCCCGAGACCGCGATCAGCACCGAACGGTTGCTGCTGCGCCCTCTGGAGGAGGGCGACGTGCCCGAGCTGGTCGCCATGATGGCCGACGACCTGGTGCTCAGCTGGACCGACGTCCCCCAGCCCTACACGAGCGAGCACGCCCTGCACTGGGTGCGCCGGCAGGTTCCCGCGCTGCGCGCCGAGGGGCGTGGGATCGCCTTCGCCATCACCGAGCACCTGACCCAGCGTCTGGTGGGCACCGTCGAACTGCGCAGCACCGACTGGCGGCTGCTGAGCACCGAGGCCGCCTACGTCACCGCGTCCTGGGCCCGCGGCGAGGGCTATGCGGTCGAGTCGCTGCTCGGGGTGGCCCAGTGGCTCTTCGAGGACCGCGGCTTCCACCGCCTCGAACTGCGCACGGCGGCCGGCAACACCGCCGCTCAGCAGGTGGCCCAGAAGATCGGCTGCATCAGCGAGGGCGTGCTGCGCAGCGCCTGGATAGTGCGGACCGGCGAGGTCGGCTCGGCGGGGGAGGAGAGCCGCAGCGACCTGATCGTCTGGAGCCTGCTGCCGGAGGACCTCGAACCGCTGGAGTCGGCCTACTCCCCGTTCGCCGGTCTCCACCAGAACTAA
- the cbiE gene encoding precorrin-6y C5,15-methyltransferase (decarboxylating) subunit CbiE, with translation MADRITVIGWDGTPLTEAAAAALAAATLVAGAPYQLNALPVPAAAERIALGSVELAARRIAEHRGAVVVVAEGDPGFFGVVRTLRRPEYGLELEVLPAVSSVAAAFARAGMPWEDAQVVSTHGGRLRRAANVCRANSKVAVLTSPDAGPSELALMLRGVHRTFVVCEGLGTEEEDVTVLTSDRVPDHDWREPNVVLVIGGNAQTQAVDAPSGWLAGRPVGYPAAERGWALPGDAYDGESAQTLSPQARAVVLARLGPGPGDLVWSVGAGSGALAVETARFGAAVVAVEADAATCARIAVNARRYGVEVETAAGQAPEVLGELPEPDAVVVERGGADVVAAVLTRRPGRLVALARTLGEAEAIRGVVAAAGYQVEGAVLQSAPLIADGGLTIGAGESSLVLWAEPTA, from the coding sequence ATGGCTGACCGGATCACGGTCATCGGGTGGGACGGCACGCCGCTGACCGAGGCGGCCGCTGCCGCGCTCGCCGCGGCCACCCTGGTGGCAGGGGCGCCCTACCAGCTCAACGCGTTGCCGGTGCCGGCCGCTGCCGAGCGGATCGCGCTCGGCAGCGTCGAACTGGCGGCCCGTCGGATCGCCGAGCACCGCGGGGCGGTGGTGGTGGTCGCCGAGGGCGACCCCGGCTTCTTCGGCGTGGTGCGCACCTTGCGGCGGCCCGAGTACGGCCTGGAGCTGGAGGTGCTGCCGGCCGTCTCCTCGGTCGCCGCCGCCTTCGCCCGGGCCGGCATGCCCTGGGAGGACGCCCAGGTGGTCAGCACACATGGCGGGCGGCTGCGCAGAGCGGCCAACGTCTGCCGCGCCAACTCCAAGGTCGCCGTGCTGACCAGCCCCGACGCCGGGCCCAGCGAGCTGGCCCTGATGCTCCGTGGGGTGCACCGCACCTTCGTGGTCTGCGAGGGGCTCGGCACCGAGGAGGAGGACGTCACCGTGCTCACCTCCGACCGGGTGCCGGACCACGACTGGCGCGAGCCCAACGTGGTGCTGGTGATCGGCGGCAACGCGCAGACCCAGGCGGTGGACGCGCCCTCCGGCTGGTTGGCCGGACGCCCGGTCGGCTATCCGGCCGCCGAGCGCGGCTGGGCACTGCCGGGCGACGCGTACGACGGCGAGAGCGCGCAGACCCTCTCTCCGCAGGCGCGCGCGGTGGTACTGGCCCGGCTCGGCCCGGGACCGGGCGACCTGGTGTGGAGCGTGGGCGCCGGCAGCGGAGCGCTCGCCGTGGAGACGGCGCGCTTCGGCGCGGCCGTCGTCGCGGTGGAGGCGGACGCGGCCACCTGCGCGCGGATCGCGGTCAACGCGCGCCGGTACGGGGTGGAGGTGGAGACGGCCGCCGGCCAGGCGCCCGAGGTGCTCGGTGAGCTGCCCGAGCCGGACGCGGTGGTGGTGGAGCGCGGCGGCGCCGACGTGGTCGCCGCGGTGCTGACCCGCCGTCCGGGGCGGCTGGTGGCGCTGGCCCGCACGCTCGGTGAGGCGGAGGCGATCCGTGGCGTCGTCGCGGCCGCCGGCTACCAGGTCGAAGGCGCGGTCCTGCAGTCCGCGCCGCTCATCGCCGACGGTGGCCTGACCATCGGTGCGGGAGAGAGCAGCCTGGTCCTGTGGGCCGAGCCCACCGCCTGA
- the cobT gene encoding nicotinate-nucleotide--dimethylbenzimidazole phosphoribosyltransferase, producing MTDGGQVPNEGRPEHLLPGTGTDPAQGGGGWGTDLVGQAVPAAVPGTGYTFIDEPDRVDQLDDEDDVLLMPGPQGSWSDASTSPVVPLGEALAPQGGLPGGGYPGHAVYTADGVAFPSATIPVPTPIAPAGAASALAAPVTSAPVAPSPVVPSPAAPMAPAAPMTQVAPAPMAPEPVIPAAAAPQSVDAPEATAPGLVSVAPVFLEPIAPQQQPDAGSVAVAESGPGAHAALVAEQAPGGMPVEPSWPPVDPPGLLAAEAAGPTVVETAPDVQTPTVVLTTSAVPITVPQSAAPQGAPARRPLHAGPPIPDPSLMTGQVPVRSLADRGPSVPGGTPPHGIPVPAPLAPAATAAPVPVEPQADAVVIPAQSTPSEVPPAPAAPVAPAEAPEVAAVAEVTAATPTESPAAPDNVVTVAEPVADTAVAVTVESVTEPAAESVTATPETAAPQAVVPAEAAAEAATLETVAESATPDTAADTATPDPAPQTPVADAGELPEAPADGVSVESTPDAVPAPDTTQAEEPTLTSTPAQVPSATPVEAAPVTPAPVAEPVAEPAAESVTSQAAEPAVAAAPEAPSEAAAEAVPVQAVPAQVAPPRRIAAFLAAPAPLGLIVEPVAATQPQAEATAVQDAPAEPSQDAPAATPAADPAPGIAPATESAAEPTTEPVAEPTTEPTVEPSAESTPQPAAEATPEAITPEAAAAEPTAPEAPQTAEAVEAAEPAEPAASPIADAAPVEASPEASPAPETTPEAPEAPEAAEAPEPVEPVEPAAPRPPAAPGYDDPMREAVHQVMRERRDIRNGFRPDPVPHEVLLRVLEAAHTAPSVGYSQPWDFVVIRSSETRQRMHELAVRQREAYADSLPKGRAKQFKEIKIEAILETPVNIVVTADRTRGGRHTLGRHTQPQMAPYSAALAVENLWLAARAEGLGVGWVSFFDEEEMVRELGLPEHLEVVAYLCVGYVDAFPDEPELQQQGWAKKRPLSWVVHEEQYGNRALPGEEPRGVLAEALRTIRPLDAKALGEAWDRQKRMTKPAGSLGMLEIISAQLCGLSRKCPPPIPEPACVAVFAADHGVHAQGVTPWPQEVTAQMVANFLAGGAVVNAFASQIGAEVCVVDVGVATELPAAVQQGRTTGLLPRKVKPGTDDMTQGPAMTREEALKALEIGIETARDLVAAGNRILITGDMGIANTTASAALIAVFTGTDPAEVTGRGTGIDDETHARKVEVIRRALELHHPDPSDPIGVLAAVGGLEHAAIAGFLLGAASLRTPVILDGVIAGSAALVAKAIAPEVLAACIAGHRSAEPGHQAALAKLGLRPLIDLDLRLGEGTGALLALPLVQSAARAMHDVATFDSAGVTEKR from the coding sequence ATGACCGACGGCGGTCAGGTCCCCAATGAGGGACGGCCGGAGCACCTGCTCCCCGGGACCGGGACTGATCCGGCACAGGGAGGTGGCGGGTGGGGCACCGACCTCGTCGGCCAGGCCGTACCGGCAGCAGTGCCGGGGACGGGCTACACCTTCATCGACGAGCCGGACCGGGTGGACCAGCTCGATGACGAGGACGACGTCCTGCTGATGCCGGGGCCGCAGGGCTCCTGGAGCGACGCGTCCACCTCACCGGTGGTCCCGCTCGGCGAGGCGCTCGCACCGCAGGGCGGACTGCCCGGCGGTGGGTACCCGGGGCACGCGGTGTACACGGCGGACGGGGTGGCCTTCCCGTCGGCGACCATCCCGGTGCCCACGCCCATCGCGCCGGCCGGCGCCGCGTCCGCGCTGGCCGCTCCGGTGACTTCTGCTCCGGTGGCTCCTTCCCCGGTAGTCCCTTCTCCGGCGGCCCCGATGGCACCGGCGGCCCCGATGACTCAGGTGGCCCCGGCGCCGATGGCTCCCGAGCCGGTGATCCCGGCCGCCGCGGCACCGCAGTCGGTCGATGCGCCCGAGGCCACCGCGCCCGGGCTCGTCTCCGTCGCCCCGGTCTTCCTGGAGCCGATCGCGCCGCAGCAGCAGCCTGACGCCGGGTCGGTCGCCGTGGCGGAGTCCGGTCCTGGCGCCCACGCCGCCTTGGTGGCCGAGCAGGCGCCGGGCGGCATGCCGGTCGAGCCGTCCTGGCCGCCGGTGGACCCGCCGGGGCTGCTCGCCGCCGAGGCCGCCGGGCCGACGGTTGTCGAGACCGCACCGGACGTGCAGACTCCGACGGTCGTCCTCACCACATCCGCTGTGCCGATCACCGTGCCGCAGTCGGCGGCACCGCAAGGGGCGCCCGCGCGCCGTCCGCTGCACGCGGGACCGCCGATCCCGGACCCCTCGCTGATGACCGGTCAGGTACCGGTCCGTTCACTGGCCGACCGCGGTCCCTCCGTGCCGGGCGGCACGCCGCCGCACGGCATCCCCGTCCCCGCGCCGCTGGCACCGGCGGCCACGGCCGCCCCGGTGCCGGTCGAGCCGCAGGCCGACGCGGTGGTGATCCCGGCTCAGTCCACCCCGAGCGAGGTGCCGCCGGCGCCCGCCGCCCCTGTCGCGCCGGCCGAGGCGCCCGAGGTGGCTGCGGTGGCCGAGGTCACGGCCGCCACGCCGACCGAGTCTCCCGCCGCCCCTGACAACGTTGTCACCGTCGCCGAGCCCGTTGCCGATACCGCTGTCGCCGTCACGGTCGAGTCGGTTACCGAGCCCGCTGCCGAGTCGGTGACCGCGACCCCCGAGACCGCAGCGCCGCAGGCCGTCGTACCGGCCGAGGCCGCAGCCGAGGCCGCGACGTTGGAGACCGTCGCCGAGTCCGCGACGCCGGACACTGCCGCCGACACTGCGACGCCGGACCCCGCTCCCCAGACGCCGGTTGCCGACGCGGGCGAGCTGCCCGAGGCGCCTGCTGACGGAGTGTCAGTGGAATCCACCCCGGATGCCGTCCCGGCCCCGGACACCACCCAGGCTGAGGAGCCGACCCTGACTTCGACGCCCGCTCAGGTCCCGTCCGCGACCCCGGTCGAGGCTGCTCCCGTGACTCCGGCGCCGGTCGCCGAGCCCGTGGCGGAGCCCGCCGCCGAGTCGGTGACCTCGCAGGCCGCTGAGCCCGCCGTCGCCGCCGCCCCCGAGGCGCCGTCCGAGGCTGCCGCCGAGGCCGTCCCGGTCCAGGCCGTTCCCGCACAGGTCGCCCCGCCTCGGCGAATCGCCGCTTTCCTGGCCGCGCCGGCGCCGCTCGGCCTCATCGTGGAGCCGGTCGCCGCCACGCAGCCGCAGGCCGAGGCCACTGCGGTGCAGGACGCGCCGGCCGAGCCCTCCCAGGACGCGCCGGCCGCCACCCCGGCCGCCGACCCGGCTCCCGGGATAGCGCCCGCCACCGAGTCCGCTGCCGAGCCGACCACTGAGCCCGTCGCCGAGCCCACTACCGAGCCCACCGTCGAGCCGTCGGCCGAGTCGACTCCGCAGCCCGCCGCCGAGGCCACCCCTGAGGCGATCACCCCTGAGGCGGCCGCCGCGGAGCCCACCGCCCCCGAGGCTCCGCAAACCGCCGAAGCTGTCGAAGCCGCCGAGCCCGCGGAGCCCGCCGCGTCCCCCATCGCCGACGCCGCGCCCGTCGAGGCGTCCCCCGAGGCCTCCCCGGCCCCCGAGACGACGCCCGAAGCGCCCGAAGCGCCGGAAGCCGCCGAGGCCCCGGAGCCCGTCGAGCCTGTCGAGCCCGCCGCCCCCCGCCCCCCGGCGGCCCCCGGTTACGACGACCCCATGCGCGAGGCCGTCCACCAGGTGATGCGCGAGCGTCGCGACATCCGCAACGGCTTCCGTCCCGACCCCGTCCCGCACGAGGTACTGCTGCGCGTCCTGGAGGCCGCCCACACCGCCCCCAGCGTCGGCTACTCGCAGCCCTGGGACTTCGTGGTGATCCGCTCCTCCGAGACCCGGCAGCGGATGCACGAGCTGGCCGTCCGTCAGCGCGAGGCGTACGCGGACTCGCTGCCCAAGGGCCGGGCCAAGCAGTTCAAGGAAATCAAGATCGAGGCCATCCTCGAGACCCCGGTGAACATCGTGGTCACCGCCGACCGCACCCGCGGTGGCCGGCACACTCTGGGCCGTCACACCCAGCCGCAGATGGCCCCTTACTCGGCCGCGCTGGCCGTGGAGAACCTCTGGTTGGCCGCCCGCGCCGAGGGACTGGGCGTCGGCTGGGTGAGCTTCTTCGACGAGGAGGAGATGGTCCGCGAGCTCGGCCTGCCCGAGCACCTGGAGGTCGTCGCCTACCTCTGCGTCGGCTACGTGGACGCCTTCCCGGACGAGCCCGAGCTGCAGCAGCAGGGCTGGGCCAAGAAGCGCCCGCTCTCCTGGGTGGTGCACGAGGAGCAGTACGGCAACCGCGCGCTGCCCGGCGAGGAGCCGCGCGGCGTCCTCGCCGAGGCGCTGCGCACCATCCGTCCGCTGGACGCCAAGGCGCTCGGCGAGGCCTGGGACCGCCAGAAGCGGATGACCAAGCCGGCCGGCTCGCTCGGCATGCTGGAGATCATCTCCGCCCAGCTGTGCGGCCTGTCCCGCAAGTGCCCGCCGCCGATCCCCGAGCCCGCCTGCGTGGCGGTCTTCGCGGCCGACCACGGCGTGCACGCCCAGGGCGTCACCCCCTGGCCGCAGGAGGTCACCGCCCAGATGGTGGCCAACTTCCTGGCCGGCGGCGCGGTGGTCAACGCGTTCGCCAGCCAGATCGGCGCCGAGGTCTGCGTGGTGGACGTGGGCGTGGCCACCGAGTTGCCGGCCGCCGTCCAGCAGGGCCGGACCACCGGTCTGCTGCCGCGCAAGGTCAAGCCGGGCACGGATGACATGACCCAGGGCCCGGCGATGACCCGGGAGGAGGCGCTCAAGGCGCTGGAGATCGGTATCGAGACCGCCCGCGACCTGGTCGCGGCCGGCAACCGGATCCTGATCACCGGCGACATGGGCATCGCCAACACCACCGCCTCGGCGGCGCTGATCGCCGTCTTCACCGGCACCGACCCGGCCGAGGTCACCGGGCGCGGCACCGGCATCGACGACGAGACGCACGCCCGCAAGGTCGAGGTGATCCGCCGCGCGCTGGAGCTGCACCACCCGGACCCGTCCGACCCGATCGGCGTGCTGGCCGCGGTCGGCGGTCTGGAGCACGCGGCCATCGCCGGCTTCCTGCTCGGCGCGGCCAGCCTGCGCACCCCGGTGATCCTGGACGGCGTGATCGCCGGCTCGGCGGCGCTGGTCGCCAAGGCCATCGCCCCCGAGGTGCTGGCCGCCTGCATCGCGGGTCACCGCTCGGCCGAGCCCGGCCACCAGGCCGCGCTCGCCAAGCTCGGCCTGCGGCCGCTGATCGACCTCGACCTGCGGCTCGGCGAGGGCACCGGCGCCCTGCTGGCCCTGCCGCTGGTGCAGAGTGCGGCCCGGGCGATGCACGATGTAGCCACCTTCGACTCCGCCGGCGTCACCGAGAAGCGCTGA
- the cobA gene encoding uroporphyrinogen-III C-methyltransferase, translated as MTAPNPHPSTEGRTPYPVGLLLTGRRVVVVGGGQVAQRRLPALIAAGAEVELISLTTTPAVQAMADAGEIAWQQRCYADGDLAEAWYALVATDDHAVNEAVSAEAERRRVFCARSDDAAAATAWTPATGHDEGTTVAVLTGDPRHSAALRTTIVEGLRDGSLSARQYRQRTAGVALVGGGPGDPDLITVRGRRLLADADVVVADRLAPRELLAELPPHVEVVDASKIPYGRAMAQEAINRTLIEHAKAGRFVVRLKGGDPYVYGRGGEELLACAEAGIPVTVVPGISSSISVPAAAGIPVTHRGMTHEFTVVSGHVAPEDPRSLVNWEALAGMTGTLVLLMAVERIGAIAARLIASGRAADTPVAVVQEGTTATQRRLDATLATVADTVAAHGVRPPAVIVVGEVVHVLDPATRTA; from the coding sequence ATGACCGCGCCGAACCCGCACCCGAGCACCGAAGGCCGCACCCCCTATCCCGTGGGTCTGCTGCTGACCGGTCGGCGCGTCGTGGTGGTCGGCGGCGGTCAGGTCGCCCAGCGACGGCTGCCCGCGCTGATCGCCGCCGGCGCCGAGGTCGAGCTCATCTCCCTGACCACCACCCCCGCCGTCCAGGCGATGGCGGATGCCGGTGAGATCGCCTGGCAGCAGCGCTGCTATGCGGACGGTGACCTGGCCGAGGCCTGGTACGCGCTGGTCGCCACCGACGACCACGCCGTCAACGAGGCGGTCAGTGCCGAGGCCGAGCGCCGCCGGGTCTTCTGCGCCCGCAGCGACGATGCCGCGGCCGCCACCGCCTGGACCCCGGCCACCGGCCACGACGAGGGCACCACGGTCGCCGTGCTGACCGGCGACCCCAGGCACTCCGCCGCGCTGCGCACCACCATCGTCGAGGGCCTGCGGGACGGCAGCCTCAGCGCCCGCCAGTACCGGCAGCGCACGGCCGGGGTGGCGCTGGTCGGCGGTGGCCCCGGCGACCCCGACCTGATCACCGTGCGCGGCCGCCGACTGCTCGCCGACGCCGACGTGGTGGTCGCCGACCGCCTGGCCCCGCGCGAGCTGCTCGCCGAGCTGCCGCCGCACGTCGAGGTGGTCGACGCGTCGAAGATCCCGTACGGCCGGGCGATGGCCCAGGAGGCGATCAACCGGACGCTGATCGAGCACGCCAAGGCCGGCAGGTTCGTGGTCCGGCTCAAGGGCGGCGACCCGTATGTCTACGGCCGTGGCGGCGAGGAGCTGCTGGCCTGCGCCGAGGCCGGCATACCGGTGACCGTGGTGCCCGGCATCTCCAGCTCGATCAGCGTGCCGGCCGCGGCCGGCATCCCGGTCACCCACCGCGGCATGACCCACGAGTTCACGGTGGTCTCCGGCCACGTGGCGCCCGAGGACCCGCGCTCGTTGGTCAACTGGGAGGCGCTGGCGGGGATGACCGGCACGCTGGTGCTGTTGATGGCGGTCGAGCGGATCGGCGCGATCGCCGCCCGGTTGATCGCCAGCGGCCGGGCGGCCGACACGCCGGTCGCCGTGGTCCAGGAGGGCACCACCGCCACCCAGCGCCGGCTCGATGCCACCCTCGCCACGGTGGCTGACACCGTCGCCGCCCACGGTGTGCGGCCGCCTGCGGTGATCGTGGTCGGCGAGGTCGTGCACGTGCTCGACCCCGCCACCCGCACCGCCTGA
- a CDS encoding TrmH family RNA methyltransferase, with amino-acid sequence MSEPQTITDPADPRLVDYTDLTDVELRRRREPAEGLFIAEGEKVIRRALAAGYTMRSMLLTAKWLDVMADVIDAVDAPVHLVEPRLAEQVTGYHVHRGALASMARKPLPDVVDVLAGAGRVAVLEGLVDHTNLGAIFRSAAALGMDAVLLSPDCADPLYRRAVKTSMGAVFSVPYARLDPWPGSLATLRDAGFHLLALTPAEGSVDLADAAPHRLPKAALLLGAEGEGLTERALAAADQRVRIPMAHGIDSLNVGAAAAVAFYAVNAG; translated from the coding sequence ATGTCCGAGCCACAGACCATCACCGATCCCGCCGATCCCCGGCTGGTCGACTACACCGACCTGACCGACGTCGAGCTGCGCCGCCGCCGCGAACCGGCCGAGGGGCTCTTCATCGCCGAGGGCGAGAAGGTCATCCGCCGGGCGCTCGCCGCCGGGTACACGATGCGCTCGATGCTGCTGACCGCCAAGTGGCTGGACGTGATGGCCGATGTGATCGACGCCGTCGACGCCCCGGTCCACCTGGTCGAGCCCAGGCTGGCCGAGCAGGTGACCGGCTACCACGTGCACCGCGGTGCGCTCGCCTCGATGGCCCGCAAGCCGCTGCCGGACGTGGTGGACGTGCTGGCCGGCGCCGGGCGGGTCGCCGTGCTCGAAGGCCTGGTGGACCACACCAACCTCGGTGCGATCTTCCGCAGCGCCGCCGCCCTGGGCATGGACGCGGTGCTGCTCTCCCCGGACTGCGCCGACCCGCTCTACCGGCGGGCGGTCAAGACCTCGATGGGCGCCGTCTTCTCCGTCCCCTACGCCCGGCTCGACCCCTGGCCCGGCTCGCTGGCCACGCTGCGCGACGCGGGCTTCCACCTGCTCGCCCTCACCCCGGCCGAGGGCTCGGTCGACCTCGCCGACGCGGCCCCGCACCGGCTGCCCAAGGCCGCGCTGCTGCTCGGCGCCGAGGGCGAGGGACTGACCGAGCGGGCGCTGGCCGCGGCCGACCAGCGGGTGCGGATCCCGATGGCGCACGGCATCGACTCGCTCAACGTCGGCGCGGCGGCGGCCGTCGCCTTCTACGCCGTCAACGCGGGCTGA